Proteins encoded together in one Thalassotalea crassostreae window:
- a CDS encoding VolA/Pla-1 family phospholipase: MNKLLVSLAVTATLGLTACDDETIADVQAENNKAGTQSTAPLSASRVTFDPSNGLLSYPNDLLFSPTTANTADFTLNLPVDDPTDLSDPLVAANALDGWSTNQPFVIGFDFADGVSLDPSAVYNSNAVSVYEVVMGANLEDPDCAEINPSLVCKTVRQLNITEDYFIQALGDDLAFVPLKPLKPKTTYIVALTDRLEDTNGNQIYPSTTYDLMQNDINASPLADPAQRGLQAIINSYENVAEEFGIQRESIIYTMAMTTQSTTDVLDVAKKLIVSDLADPSTAPYTGVQYIGQSAADLLGFEIVDETDPRVIYTAAKVHVGSVNNVRYYSAVPTEANPAAPVNTPWKANCDSGAMLAGADPAMIPEGPISANDGFCMAFGLRDIGIDTDRNLTKFNPIPALVERQNLDVLMTTPDINEVNKIRGKQGMPLLEVPENGWPVVMYQHGITRSKEDMLAITGALSMAGFATAAIDHPLHGSRGYGPMNAVVDPVAYLNLGSLLTGLSNMRQSITDTLAFRMALNTVMGVDEGINGNEVYYTGQSLGSITGVAFLAMTNTTVGDSIPGVPAIAIDPKFKVDAATLSVPGGGIGNFLMESPSFGPLIKGLLAASGSEDFRNFAVASGFGDDYTAAWVAFEEAGMASAFDGSFALFTFATQSILDSADPINFAGTVQSNGSNILVHTVVGNGMDNLEDQIIPSKADGQGNQLAGSNALISLLGLPVISTYVEDENGVSAAVKFVNGNHGSLLDPSPQPESINEAAVTQEMQTQMANYFMYKGTKIEVNDADLVLK, from the coding sequence GACGAAACCATTGCAGATGTACAGGCCGAGAATAACAAGGCAGGTACTCAATCTACTGCGCCTTTATCAGCATCGCGCGTTACATTTGACCCATCAAACGGTTTGTTGTCCTACCCGAATGATTTATTATTCTCTCCGACGACTGCTAACACTGCAGATTTTACCTTAAACTTACCGGTTGATGATCCGACCGATTTATCAGATCCTTTAGTTGCGGCTAATGCCCTTGATGGTTGGTCAACTAACCAACCATTTGTTATTGGTTTTGATTTTGCTGACGGTGTTAGCCTTGACCCTTCTGCCGTATACAACAGTAATGCGGTTTCAGTATACGAAGTGGTTATGGGAGCGAACCTAGAAGACCCAGATTGTGCTGAAATTAATCCATCTCTAGTGTGTAAAACTGTTCGTCAATTGAATATTACTGAAGATTACTTTATTCAAGCATTAGGCGATGATTTAGCGTTTGTACCGTTAAAACCATTAAAACCAAAAACAACATATATCGTTGCATTAACTGATCGTCTAGAAGATACCAATGGTAATCAAATCTACCCATCTACAACTTATGATCTAATGCAAAACGATATCAATGCAAGTCCATTAGCAGATCCTGCACAACGTGGATTGCAAGCTATCATCAATAGTTATGAAAATGTTGCTGAAGAGTTTGGCATTCAACGTGAAAGCATCATCTACACAATGGCAATGACCACGCAATCAACTACTGATGTATTAGACGTTGCTAAAAAATTGATTGTAAGCGATTTAGCTGACCCGAGCACTGCACCGTACACTGGTGTTCAGTATATTGGTCAGTCTGCAGCAGATTTATTGGGTTTTGAAATTGTTGACGAAACGGATCCTCGTGTTATTTATACAGCGGCGAAAGTACACGTAGGTTCTGTTAATAACGTTCGTTACTACTCAGCAGTACCAACTGAAGCTAACCCTGCGGCACCGGTTAATACACCATGGAAAGCGAATTGTGATTCAGGTGCTATGTTGGCAGGCGCAGATCCGGCAATGATCCCAGAAGGGCCTATCAGTGCCAACGATGGGTTCTGTATGGCATTTGGTTTACGAGATATCGGTATTGATACCGACCGTAACCTAACTAAATTTAACCCAATTCCTGCATTGGTTGAACGTCAAAATCTTGACGTATTAATGACTACACCAGATATCAACGAGGTTAACAAGATTCGTGGCAAACAAGGTATGCCACTATTAGAAGTGCCTGAAAATGGCTGGCCGGTAGTGATGTACCAACACGGTATTACCCGCTCTAAAGAAGATATGTTGGCGATCACTGGTGCATTATCAATGGCTGGTTTTGCAACAGCTGCTATCGATCATCCATTACACGGTTCTCGTGGTTACGGTCCGATGAACGCAGTGGTTGATCCTGTAGCATATTTGAACTTAGGTTCATTACTTACTGGATTGAGTAATATGCGTCAAAGTATTACCGATACATTAGCATTTCGTATGGCATTAAATACGGTTATGGGTGTTGATGAAGGTATCAATGGCAATGAAGTGTACTACACTGGCCAATCACTTGGTTCAATTACTGGTGTTGCTTTCTTAGCAATGACGAATACCACTGTTGGTGACTCTATTCCTGGTGTTCCAGCTATAGCTATCGATCCTAAGTTTAAAGTTGATGCAGCGACATTATCAGTTCCTGGTGGCGGTATTGGTAACTTCCTTATGGAGTCTCCATCTTTTGGTCCATTAATCAAAGGTTTACTTGCGGCGTCTGGCTCTGAAGATTTCCGAAACTTTGCTGTAGCGTCTGGCTTTGGTGATGACTACACTGCTGCTTGGGTTGCTTTTGAAGAAGCGGGAATGGCTTCAGCATTTGATGGCTCCTTTGCACTGTTTACGTTTGCAACGCAATCTATTTTAGATTCTGCAGACCCGATTAACTTTGCAGGCACAGTTCAAAGCAATGGTTCAAATATCCTAGTTCATACTGTGGTAGGTAATGGTATGGATAACCTTGAAGATCAGATTATCCCGTCTAAAGCTGACGGCCAAGGTAACCAATTAGCTGGTTCTAATGCACTAATTTCATTATTAGGCTTACCAGTAATTTCAACTTATGTTGAAGATGAAAATGGTGTTTCAGCAGCAGTTAAGTTTGTTAATGGTAACCATGGTTCATTGCTTGACCCGTCACCACAACCTGAGTCAATTAATGAAGCGGCAGTGACGCAAGAAATGCAAACACAAATGGCAAACTACTTCATGTATAAAGGTACAAAAATTGAAGTAAATGATGCAGATTTAGTGTTGAAATAA
- the sohB gene encoding protease SohB, with protein MEFLYEYGLFFAKAITFVIAIIAIVATVAGAAHKQKNKKGELEVTDLSKQFEDVEHELVEHLLTKDELKVHEKELKKQEKADAKAQAKAVKEGTLETKPRLFVLDFKGSIDAKEVESLREEVSAVLTVATADDEVLVRLESGGGMVHGYGLASSQLDRLQKRGIPLTVAVDKVAASGGYMMACVADKIISAPFAILGSIGVLAQIPNFHKLLKKNNIDFEQLTAGEYKRTLTMFGENTDKGREKFVEELEETHVLFKDFVAEHRPSLDIAQVATGEHWFGIKAKELGLVDDIQTSDDYMHLSAKEKKVVSIKYVIRKGLSEKLGKAASIGIENTIGKLWQNNRIFPS; from the coding sequence TTGGAATTTTTGTATGAATATGGCTTATTTTTCGCGAAAGCGATCACATTTGTAATCGCCATTATTGCCATTGTCGCAACAGTTGCAGGAGCAGCGCACAAGCAAAAGAATAAAAAAGGTGAGTTAGAAGTTACTGACTTATCAAAACAATTTGAAGACGTTGAACATGAATTGGTTGAACACCTGTTAACCAAAGATGAACTGAAAGTTCATGAAAAAGAATTAAAGAAACAAGAAAAAGCGGATGCTAAAGCACAAGCGAAAGCTGTGAAAGAGGGCACTTTAGAGACTAAACCTCGTTTATTCGTACTTGATTTTAAAGGCAGCATTGATGCAAAAGAAGTTGAAAGCTTAAGAGAAGAAGTATCTGCGGTATTAACGGTTGCAACGGCTGACGATGAAGTGCTTGTTCGTTTAGAGTCTGGCGGCGGTATGGTGCATGGTTATGGCCTAGCATCATCGCAGTTAGATCGTTTGCAAAAGCGCGGCATCCCGCTAACAGTTGCTGTAGATAAAGTAGCAGCAAGTGGTGGCTACATGATGGCCTGTGTTGCTGACAAAATAATCTCAGCGCCATTTGCTATTCTTGGCTCGATTGGCGTATTAGCGCAAATTCCTAACTTCCATAAATTGTTAAAGAAAAATAATATCGACTTTGAACAATTAACGGCTGGTGAATACAAACGTACGTTAACCATGTTCGGTGAAAACACCGACAAAGGTCGTGAAAAGTTTGTTGAAGAATTAGAAGAAACACATGTGTTATTTAAGGATTTCGTTGCTGAGCATCGTCCAAGCTTAGATATCGCTCAAGTTGCCACCGGTGAACATTGGTTTGGCATTAAAGCAAAAGAGCTTGGTTTAGTAGATGATATTCAAACCAGCGATGATTACATGCACCTAAGTGCTAAAGAAAAGAAAGTAGTTTCAATCAAATACGTTATTCGCAAGGGGTTATCAGAAAAACTCGGTAAAGCAGCGTCTATTGGCATCGAAAACACTATTGGTAAACTTTGGCAAAATAATCGTATTTTCCCAAGTTAA
- the tmpT gene encoding thiopurine S-methyltransferase, producing the protein MESTFWHECWEKSHIGFHQDELQPLMVKYLPELIRPSDKRVFVPLCGKSSDLLFLAERFDVVGNELSDIACQDFFADNNLSVEVSFEKAFKCYQSAPHQNPHKHNISIYQGDFFELCPQQLASFDWIYDRAAIIALPKAMRKRYVDHLKSFIGNDTRLFLLTLEYPVDELTGPPFSVTGAEINELFAEFSIEKVTQRNLSGQKFARRNLNVSSLIESLFVIKR; encoded by the coding sequence ATGGAGTCTACATTTTGGCATGAATGCTGGGAGAAATCCCACATCGGTTTTCATCAAGATGAATTACAACCTTTAATGGTAAAGTACCTTCCTGAGCTTATACGTCCATCGGATAAGCGTGTTTTCGTACCTCTGTGTGGCAAAAGTAGTGATTTATTGTTCTTAGCAGAGCGGTTCGACGTCGTTGGCAATGAGCTTAGCGACATTGCCTGTCAGGACTTTTTTGCTGATAATAATCTAAGCGTTGAAGTATCTTTTGAAAAAGCATTTAAATGCTATCAATCAGCGCCACATCAAAATCCTCATAAGCACAACATAAGCATCTATCAAGGTGACTTCTTCGAGCTTTGTCCTCAACAATTAGCTTCGTTTGATTGGATCTATGATCGAGCTGCCATTATTGCGTTGCCTAAGGCTATGCGTAAGCGCTATGTTGACCACTTAAAGAGTTTTATCGGCAATGATACCAGATTATTCTTATTGACTCTTGAATACCCCGTTGATGAACTCACAGGTCCACCATTTTCGGTGACAGGTGCTGAAATTAATGAACTTTTTGCGGAGTTCTCAATTGAAAAGGTAACACAACGAAATCTCTCAGGACAAAAATTTGCCCGTCGAAATTTAAACGTCAGTTCGTTGATTGAATCGTTATTTGTGATAAAGAGATAG